Proteins encoded by one window of Candidatus Bathyarchaeum sp.:
- a CDS encoding right-handed parallel beta-helix repeat-containing protein, producing the protein MINSVPKLHKPANGYNNSMKLTKVILLALLCVSSLCLISTQVMAQTSTTETVYIQSDGSIYSSANSTVPIEREGNVYTFTDDMTVYSFVVQCSNIIIDGAGFSLEGQGEVGIELVSNAVTIQNLNLLGGFNYGVYISGSSFHTLVDNTISGNGAGLRIYNSTQNTLTGNTIHDNNIGLELWLAPENLFQNNVFDNFRDLSFYGTELSHYVQDIDKSNVIGDNKKIYYLVDESNLVIDGETDDVGFLALVSCSNITVKNLEVSDNEQGIILADTTGSSVTHSTLTGTSYGISLFSSSSNSISYNTLTENNRGIHLKTASFNTISANEIVDNIGGMFFFDSTQNIVSGNTIQDNEDYGLGLSASSLNSITGNHFINNGQNGGYQVYDPALTNSSLSYSSNSWSVTYPAGGNFWSDYAGTDVKSGVYQNESSSDGIGDTPYTIYANIQDKYPRMVEGALIVSVISPENKTYAENSVTLNIDVNDATSVVGYSLDGEQSITYSGQTTLSNLYEGSHELTVIAKNTENKESSQTVYFTVSDGDTQTPINGDHPEDLDITLIVAIAAIAVVAVALLYFLILKKK; encoded by the coding sequence ATGATTAATTCTGTCCCTAAACTGCATAAACCCGCGAATGGTTACAATAATTCAATGAAATTAACTAAAGTCATTCTCTTGGCTCTTTTGTGTGTTAGTTCCTTGTGTTTAATTAGCACGCAAGTTATGGCTCAAACCAGTACAACTGAAACTGTTTACATTCAAAGCGATGGCAGCATCTACTCTTCAGCCAATTCTACGGTTCCTATTGAACGGGAGGGCAACGTGTACACCTTTACTGACGACATGACGGTTTACAGTTTTGTGGTGCAGTGCAGCAACATAATAATTGATGGCGCCGGTTTTTCCCTTGAAGGCCAAGGGGAAGTTGGAATAGAGCTTGTTTCTAATGCTGTAACCATTCAAAATCTGAACCTGCTTGGAGGTTTCAATTATGGCGTATACATCAGTGGGTCATCTTTTCATACTCTAGTTGACAACACCATATCTGGAAATGGTGCTGGTTTACGTATATATAATTCTACACAAAACACTCTTACTGGAAACACCATACACGATAATAACATCGGACTTGAACTGTGGCTAGCTCCTGAAAACCTGTTCCAAAATAACGTTTTTGATAACTTTAGAGATCTATCCTTCTATGGCACAGAGCTTTCACATTATGTCCAAGATATTGATAAATCAAATGTAATTGGTGACAACAAAAAAATCTACTATCTGGTAGATGAATCAAACCTTGTTATAGATGGCGAAACCGATGATGTTGGTTTTCTTGCTCTTGTGAGTTGTTCAAACATTACTGTCAAAAATCTTGAGGTTTCAGACAACGAACAAGGAATAATATTAGCAGATACTACTGGTTCGTCAGTAACCCATTCTACCCTAACTGGAACTTCATATGGTATTTCGCTGTTTTCTTCTTCCTCTAACTCTATTAGTTATAATACTTTAACAGAAAATAACCGAGGTATACACCTCAAGACTGCATCCTTTAACACCATATCTGCAAATGAAATTGTTGATAACATTGGGGGCATGTTCTTTTTTGACTCCACCCAAAACATCGTGTCCGGAAACACCATACAAGACAATGAAGATTATGGTCTTGGTCTTAGTGCTTCATCATTGAATTCGATTACGGGCAACCATTTCATAAATAACGGCCAAAATGGTGGCTATCAAGTTTACGATCCAGCTTTAACAAACAGCAGCCTTTCTTACTCTTCTAACTCGTGGTCTGTTACTTACCCTGCAGGGGGAAACTTTTGGAGTGATTATGCTGGAACTGATGTAAAATCAGGTGTCTACCAAAATGAAAGTAGCAGTGACGGCATCGGAGATACGCCTTACACAATTTATGCAAATATTCAAGACAAATACCCGAGAATGGTTGAAGGGGCTCTTATTGTTTCTGTTATTTCTCCTGAAAATAAAACCTATGCAGAAAACTCTGTTACTTTAAATATAGATGTAAATGATGCAACCTCAGTTGTGGGTTACAGCCTAGATGGCGAACAGTCAATAACTTACAGTGGACAAACAACCTTGTCTAACTTGTATGAAGGTTCACACGAACTAACAGTTATTGCCAAAAACACCGAAAACAAAGAAAGCTCACAAACAGTATACTTCACGGTATCTGATGGCGACACCCAAACCCCAATCAACGGTGACCACCCTGAAGATCTGGACATAACCCTGATTGTAGCAATCGCTGCAATTGCAGTTGTTGCAGTAGCTTTGCTTTACTTCTTGATTCTAAAGAAGAAATAA
- the thiL gene encoding thiamine-phosphate kinase, producing MSSAKELGERKIIKLIQENLDQMPNMPLPFGDDASAVDLGNNKLAVINMDMLVKKTDVPQGMSMWQAARKAAIMNISDLAAKGAKPVALLASVGVPSDLSKTDIQQIAKGLNAGAREYGAYVVGGDTNQASDLIISCMAYGECNKQKLLKRNGAKVGDYVAVTGYFGKTAAGLQILMEQLSVPKKVQEPLINAVLMPCARVKEGIALAKSEGVTASIDSSDGLAWSLHELSRASNVGFSINNLPVAPEAEKFAKIQGLDSVNLALYGGEEYELVVTVNPNRWLEVQKAVESVDGVLIKIGVTTKEKQCQLKIGTKTVEIQPRGWEHFIT from the coding sequence TTGAGTTCAGCAAAAGAGCTGGGCGAACGAAAAATCATCAAACTAATTCAAGAAAACCTAGACCAAATGCCCAACATGCCGTTGCCCTTTGGAGATGACGCATCCGCAGTTGATCTAGGAAACAACAAACTAGCAGTCATAAACATGGACATGCTAGTCAAAAAAACAGACGTCCCTCAAGGAATGAGCATGTGGCAAGCCGCCAGAAAAGCAGCAATAATGAACATTAGTGATTTGGCAGCCAAAGGAGCAAAACCTGTTGCTTTGCTTGCTTCGGTTGGTGTGCCTTCTGATTTGTCTAAAACAGACATACAACAAATAGCCAAAGGGCTAAATGCTGGAGCCCGAGAATACGGCGCCTATGTTGTGGGAGGCGACACTAACCAAGCTTCAGACCTCATAATCAGTTGCATGGCATATGGAGAATGTAACAAACAAAAGCTATTGAAAAGAAATGGAGCAAAAGTTGGAGATTACGTTGCAGTAACTGGATATTTTGGAAAAACAGCTGCAGGATTACAAATCTTGATGGAACAACTATCAGTTCCAAAAAAAGTTCAAGAACCACTCATCAACGCAGTTTTGATGCCTTGTGCCAGAGTAAAAGAGGGGATTGCACTGGCAAAATCGGAGGGAGTAACTGCTTCTATTGACTCCAGTGACGGTTTGGCGTGGAGTCTTCATGAACTTTCACGAGCAAGTAACGTTGGATTTTCCATCAACAATTTGCCAGTAGCTCCTGAAGCAGAAAAATTTGCAAAGATTCAAGGTCTGGATTCTGTGAATTTGGCACTATACGGGGGAGAAGAATACGAACTGGTGGTAACAGTTAACCCAAACCGTTGGCTTGAAGTCCAAAAAGCAGTAGAATCAGTGGATGGAGTTCTCATCAAAATTGGAGTCACAACTAAAGAAAAGCAATGCCAACTAAAAATCGGAACCAAAACTGTGGAAATTCAGCCCCGAGGATGGGAACATTTTATAACATAA